TGGAGCGCAAAAAGTCTTAGTTGAAAGTAGTCCATATCTCTGTATCCGTAGGCAACCCTTTTGAGGACTTTGATTTTGTTATTGGTTCCTTTGACTACTCCATTGGAAATGCGGTGGTCATACCAGTTTAGAATGCCCCATTAATAGAGCCTGATGGTTTTAGCTATTTGTTTGATATGCCTGACACCCGAATCATCTGCTTGTTCGAGCCACTTCTTCAAAAATAACTCAGCCTTTTCTTTTGAGCCCTGCTGCCAGAATAGTCTAAGATCTTCCTTAAGGTAATATGCTATAGCTAGAGGCTTGTTCATAGCCAGCACATTATCTAGTCTTGTGCGATGATACGCATCCATTACGTCCGCTCCATTTGATAGAAGTAAATACCTAACACCGTTGATGACCTTACGCTTGTTGAGATCTGTCTCCTCTCTATACAGGTCTCTGCGAAGAGCATCGATCTTCTCATTCATCAACTTCATAATATGAAAGTGATCTAAGACTATCTGAGCTTTAGGCTGGTACTCCATCACTGCGCTTATATAGGCTGGGGAGAGATCGTATCTGAGTCTGGCGGAGGATCACTTCAAGCGAAGGCTTCTCCTACTCATCTAGTGCGAAGGTACAAAAAATCGAATAGCTGGGGCGATGCTGCCCGAGGAACGAACAGGGCTGATACATTATATATAATGAGATCGTTGACCTATCTATTCCTCGTCTATCGTTGTGCGTGGCTCTTGAAAAATTCGATTATGATGCGTCATCCCTGGCTGGGAAAAGTTGATGCCGGCTCGCTACGATAATTTACAACTGGCTACATATCAAAACGGTGCTGTGTCGGGGAAAAGTGATTTCCACGTGGATATTTCGAAATCCCCACGTGGAGAATAAAAAATTCTTCGGAGGAATGAAATGAAACTTCGGAGGAATGAAATGAAACTTCGGAAGAATCAAAACGCCCCCACGTGGAAAATAAAAAACATCCACGTGGAGATTTCAGATTTCCCACGTGGATATTCGATAAAGGAGGGAATCGGACAAATTTCCCTGTAAAGATATGTAATTAGAGATTAGAGGTTAGAGATTAGAAATTAGGGATTGGAGGAATCGGAAGGGGTGAAGTTAGAGATTAGAGATCCGATCACTCTGATAGCTCCGATGGTTCCGATAGCTAACAGCCAATAGCTAACAGCAAACAGCTAATCCATGGCGGACACATTATATATAGTGACCTCACCTATATCTTGCTTGTCGCTCGTGTGTAGCTCCTGACAGAGCGATCGGAGGGGAGGGGGGAAGTAAAGGGAAGGGGAGGGTGAAACGTTTTTTTAGTACCTTTGCACCCAGTAAGGAAGGTGTGCAGACGGCGTAGCACATCTCAATATGTGACGAGGCTTCTCTGATGTGGCTCTTCTAGATGATAGAGGGTGCTGTGTGGGAGTAAGTCCTCATTTGTTTTGTATCTATGAGGTGCTTTCGCCAGCCGAGAGATGGCCCGCGTGGTGCGACTCATGGGATATGCACTAGACTGAATTAGAAATCATTATCACCTAATCTATATCTATGGGATATTACTATATGACCCAAGAGGGATACGATGCCCTCAACAATACGATCAAGCAGCTGGAGGCTGAGGAGCGTCCTAAGGTCACACAGCAGATTGCTGAGGCTCGTGACAAAGGGGATCTGTCGGAGAATGCTGAGTACGATGCCGCTAAGGAGGCGCAGGCTCATCTCGAGGACAAGATCGCTATGCTCAAGGCTCAGCTGAGTAATGCACGTGTATTGGAGCCTTCGCAGATTAAGACTGATGAGGTGCAGATACTGAACCATGTG
The sequence above is a segment of the Porphyromonas vaginalis genome. Coding sequences within it:
- the greA gene encoding transcription elongation factor GreA; its protein translation is MGYYYMTQEGYDALNNTIKQLEAEERPKVTQQIAEARDKGDLSENAEYDAAKEAQAHLEDKIAMLKAQLSNARVLEPSQIKTDEVQILNHVRLLNKKKGEEKSYYIVSDAEANFKENKISVNTPIAKGLLGKKVGDIAEIQVPAGTLVFEILEITR